Proteins from a genomic interval of Phenylobacterium sp. LH3H17:
- a CDS encoding EthD domain-containing protein has translation MIKLTFALIRRPEFTREAFQDYWLNTHAPLVASVRETLRIRRYVQLHSLPAEVSADLRVARGGPEGYDGVAQLWWDSFEDLAVGAQNEAAKAAGRLLLEDEARFIDLPKSPLWWGEEKVIF, from the coding sequence ATGATCAAGCTCACCTTCGCCCTCATCCGCCGCCCGGAGTTCACCCGCGAGGCCTTCCAGGACTACTGGTTGAACACTCACGCGCCCCTGGTCGCCAGCGTCCGCGAGACCCTGCGCATCAGGCGCTACGTCCAGCTGCACAGCCTGCCGGCCGAAGTCTCCGCCGACCTTCGCGTCGCCCGCGGCGGGCCCGAGGGCTATGACGGGGTCGCCCAGCTCTGGTGGGACAGCTTCGAGGACCTGGCCGTGGGCGCCCAGAACGAGGCCGCCAAGGCCGCCGGCCGCCTGCTGCTGGAAGACGAGGCCCGCTTCATCGACCTGCCCAAGTCCCCCCTCTGGTGGGGCGAGGAAAAGGTGATTTTCTAG
- a CDS encoding DUF983 domain-containing protein — translation MPHDPPLPIVSGLRCRCPRCGEGRLFAGFLTVAKSCDRCGLDYSFADPADGPAFFVMSGVGIVVIALFTWAEVVWHPPMWVHLATTFPGLVLACLASLRPVKAWLVASQYFHKAEEARFSSLGGHGEGGFGRRGRARD, via the coding sequence ATGCCCCACGACCCGCCGCTGCCGATCGTCTCAGGCCTGCGCTGCCGGTGCCCGCGCTGCGGCGAGGGCAGGCTGTTCGCCGGCTTCCTGACCGTGGCCAAGTCGTGCGACCGCTGCGGCCTGGACTACAGCTTCGCAGACCCCGCCGACGGCCCGGCCTTCTTCGTGATGAGCGGCGTCGGGATCGTGGTCATCGCCCTGTTCACCTGGGCCGAGGTTGTCTGGCATCCGCCGATGTGGGTCCACCTGGCGACCACCTTCCCGGGCCTGGTCCTCGCCTGCCTGGCTAGCCTGCGGCCGGTGAAGGCCTGGCTGGTGGCCTCGCAATACTTCCACAAGGCCGAGGAGGCTCGCTTCTCCAGCCTGGGCGGTCATGGCGAGGGCGGCTTCGGCCGGCGCGGCCGGGCCCGCGATTAA
- a CDS encoding PLP-dependent aminotransferase family protein produces MSLPTARWLARIDRDEGPIYLAILKALSAAIADGELQAGEQLPAQRAVAAQLGVDFTTVTRAYAAARARGLVEGAVGRGTFVAGRAAEDEAGLIDLSMNLPPPPLGLSLGRMLKETSRAILERTDPAALMAYHPGAGSLAQRAAGAAWLTPTLGEVAPERLLVSPGAQTALAALFTTLMRRGDALVAEPLTYPGALALAAHLGLRVIPCPTDGEGVVPEALERLCAEQRPKAIYLIPTLQNPVATTMRLARRQDVARIARSAQVPIIEDDAYGRLPAAPLPALAALDPENVWHVATLSKALSPGLRTAFVAAPDAAAAQRLALALRALSLMASPLTAAVATAWIREGAAEHLLAAIRAESRARQALAHEILPGAVGGPDGVHVWLDLPPGRDAAGLRASAAQRGLSLVTADSFAAGPGSRNGLRISLGGQARRDVLAQALQAVAILLAGEREIGRAVV; encoded by the coding sequence ATGAGCCTCCCGACCGCCCGCTGGCTGGCCCGCATCGACCGCGACGAGGGCCCGATCTACCTGGCCATCCTCAAGGCGCTTTCGGCCGCCATCGCCGACGGCGAGCTTCAGGCCGGCGAGCAACTCCCGGCGCAGCGCGCCGTGGCCGCCCAGCTCGGCGTCGACTTCACCACCGTCACCCGGGCCTACGCCGCCGCCCGGGCGCGCGGCCTGGTGGAGGGCGCCGTGGGCCGCGGCACCTTCGTGGCCGGCCGCGCCGCCGAGGACGAGGCGGGCCTGATCGACCTCTCCATGAACCTGCCGCCGCCGCCGCTCGGCCTGTCGCTGGGCCGGATGCTGAAGGAGACCAGCCGGGCGATCCTCGAGCGCACCGATCCCGCCGCGCTCATGGCCTACCATCCCGGCGCGGGGTCGCTGGCCCAGCGCGCCGCCGGCGCCGCCTGGCTGACCCCGACCCTGGGCGAGGTCGCCCCCGAGCGCCTCCTGGTCTCGCCGGGCGCCCAGACCGCGCTGGCGGCCCTGTTCACCACCCTGATGCGCCGCGGCGACGCCCTGGTGGCGGAACCCCTGACCTATCCCGGCGCGCTGGCCCTGGCCGCCCACCTGGGCCTGCGCGTCATCCCCTGCCCAACCGACGGCGAAGGCGTCGTGCCCGAGGCCCTGGAGCGCCTTTGCGCCGAGCAGCGCCCCAAGGCGATCTATCTGATCCCCACCCTGCAGAACCCTGTCGCCACCACCATGCGCCTGGCGCGGCGACAGGACGTGGCGCGCATCGCCCGCTCCGCCCAGGTCCCCATCATCGAGGACGACGCCTATGGCCGCCTGCCGGCCGCGCCCCTGCCCGCCTTGGCCGCCCTCGATCCGGAGAACGTCTGGCACGTGGCCACCCTCTCCAAGGCCCTGTCGCCCGGCCTGCGCACCGCCTTCGTCGCCGCCCCCGACGCTGCGGCCGCCCAGCGCCTGGCGCTCGCCCTGCGCGCGCTCTCCCTGATGGCCTCGCCGCTGACCGCGGCCGTGGCCACAGCCTGGATCCGCGAGGGCGCCGCCGAACACCTGCTGGCCGCCATCCGCGCCGAGTCCCGCGCCCGCCAGGCCCTGGCCCACGAGATTCTGCCGGGGGCCGTCGGCGGCCCGGACGGCGTCCATGTCTGGCTGGACCTCCCCCCGGGCCGCGACGCCGCGGGCCTACGCGCCAGCGCCGCCCAGCGCGGCCTCTCCCTGGTCACCGCGGACTCCTTCGCCGCGGGTCCCGGTTCGCGCAACGGCCTGCGCATCTCCCTCGGCGGCCAGGCCCGCCGCGACGTCCTCGCCCAGGCCCTGCAGGCCGTGGCGATCCTCTTGGCGGGTGAGCGAGAAATTGGGCGAGCAGTCGTGTGA
- a CDS encoding VOC family protein → MPRPVHFEIHAADFERVKAFYSALFGWRFTKLPQPGIEFIVTGADGPGIDGALIPRIGPNPDPQEPTPVVGYICTHEVDDVDATVAKALSLGGVQALPKMAIPGVGWLAYMKDTESNIFGLMQPDTAAA, encoded by the coding sequence ATGCCGCGCCCGGTGCACTTCGAGATCCATGCCGCCGACTTCGAGCGGGTTAAGGCGTTCTACTCGGCCTTGTTCGGCTGGAGGTTTACGAAGCTGCCGCAGCCTGGCATCGAGTTCATCGTAACCGGCGCCGACGGGCCGGGGATCGACGGCGCCCTGATCCCGCGAATTGGCCCAAATCCCGACCCCCAGGAGCCAACGCCGGTGGTCGGATACATCTGCACCCACGAGGTCGATGACGTGGACGCCACAGTCGCAAAGGCGCTGTCGCTCGGCGGCGTGCAGGCTCTGCCGAAGATGGCAATCCCGGGCGTGGGGTGGCTCGCCTACATGAAGGACACCGAGAGCAACATTTTCGGCCTGATGCAGCCGGATACGGCCGCGGCCTGA
- a CDS encoding cytochrome P450 produces MAERALPTVFELTPLNPVYRADPHVLLDDLRARCPVHRDEASGSVVVTRYADVRGMVSDRTLWRDPIRADGKSFLSRSLVGADADPDNRGETTSILLLDDPDHARIRQPLTQALYARVAKFRPEVERIVDEALDRIVPGKPFDLMSAFCVPIPIDVIASILGVDHDRLAEFRVWSEDVIQNLNPFRNEEQTARMEASSAALTEYWTQTIAARKAAPRDDLISDMTRLQAQGAPISDIELRINLGALLVGGNLTTTDLIGNAVRLLLTHPGELAKLRADPGLVSAVVEETLRYEPPVDITGRVASREMEVGGCPVATAESFMFSLRAANRDPEAFEDPHRFDVARKHKPHVAFGGGAHICIGAPLARLEAQVALVRLFDRFPNLRLADPAAEPVWRTLPFFRGLERLEVVA; encoded by the coding sequence ATGGCCGAACGAGCCCTTCCAACGGTGTTCGAGCTGACGCCGCTCAATCCCGTCTATCGCGCCGACCCGCACGTCCTGCTGGACGACCTGCGGGCCCGCTGCCCGGTGCATCGGGACGAGGCCTCGGGCAGCGTGGTGGTGACCCGCTACGCCGACGTCCGCGGCATGGTGTCGGACCGCACCCTGTGGCGCGACCCGATCCGCGCCGACGGCAAGTCGTTCCTGTCGCGGAGCCTGGTCGGGGCCGACGCCGATCCGGACAATCGCGGCGAGACCACCAGCATCCTGCTGCTGGACGATCCCGACCATGCGCGCATCCGACAGCCCCTGACCCAGGCGCTCTACGCCCGGGTGGCCAAGTTCCGGCCCGAGGTGGAGCGGATCGTCGACGAGGCCCTGGACCGCATCGTCCCGGGCAAGCCGTTCGACCTGATGAGCGCCTTCTGCGTGCCGATCCCCATCGACGTGATCGCCTCGATCCTGGGGGTCGACCATGACCGGCTGGCGGAGTTCCGGGTCTGGTCGGAGGATGTGATCCAGAACCTCAATCCGTTCCGCAACGAGGAGCAGACGGCGCGGATGGAGGCGTCGAGCGCGGCGCTGACCGAATACTGGACGCAGACCATCGCGGCGCGAAAGGCCGCGCCGCGCGACGACCTGATCTCCGACATGACGCGGCTGCAGGCGCAGGGCGCGCCGATCAGCGACATCGAGCTGCGGATCAATCTGGGCGCCCTGCTGGTCGGCGGCAACTTGACCACCACCGACCTGATCGGCAACGCCGTGCGGCTGTTGCTGACCCATCCCGGAGAGCTGGCCAAGCTGCGGGCCGATCCGGGCCTTGTGAGCGCCGTGGTCGAGGAGACCCTGCGCTACGAGCCGCCGGTGGACATCACCGGGCGGGTGGCGTCGCGGGAGATGGAGGTGGGCGGCTGTCCGGTGGCGACGGCGGAGTCCTTCATGTTCTCGCTGCGCGCGGCCAATCGCGACCCGGAGGCCTTCGAGGACCCGCACCGCTTCGATGTGGCGCGCAAGCACAAGCCACACGTGGCGTTCGGCGGCGGGGCGCACATCTGTATCGGGGCGCCCCTGGCGCGGCTGGAGGCCCAGGTGGCGCTGGTGCGGCTGTTCGACCGCTTCCCGAACCTGCGGCTGGCCGATCCGGCGGCCGAGCCGGTGTGGCGGACCCTGCCGTTCTTCCGGGGGTTGGAGCGGCTGGAGGTGGTGGCGTAA
- the xth gene encoding exodeoxyribonuclease III, with translation MKLATFNINNVVRRLDGLLSWLAEARPDVVCLQELKAEQGAFPTAALEAAGYGAVWTGQRTWNGVAILARGREPVLVRRGLPGDPADTQARYIEAAVEGVLIACLYLPNGNPQPGPKFAYKLAWFERLIAHAASLIEAEVPVVLAGDYNVVPTDLDIYPTKSWTNDALLQPESREAFARLLAQGWTDALRARHPGERLYTFWDYKRQRWARDAGLRLDHLLLSPVLKQSLRDAGVDKAVRGLEGASDHAPAWVELDWPARRRKSGG, from the coding sequence ATGAAGCTCGCGACCTTCAACATCAACAACGTCGTCCGACGCCTCGACGGCCTGCTGAGCTGGCTTGCCGAGGCCCGACCGGACGTCGTCTGCCTGCAGGAACTGAAGGCCGAGCAGGGCGCCTTCCCGACAGCGGCGCTGGAGGCCGCCGGCTACGGCGCGGTCTGGACCGGCCAGCGGACCTGGAACGGGGTGGCCATCCTCGCCCGCGGCCGCGAGCCGGTCCTGGTCCGCCGCGGCCTGCCGGGCGACCCGGCCGACACCCAGGCCCGCTACATCGAGGCCGCCGTCGAGGGCGTGCTGATCGCCTGCCTCTACCTGCCCAACGGCAACCCGCAGCCGGGACCGAAGTTCGCCTACAAGCTGGCCTGGTTCGAGCGGCTGATCGCCCATGCCGCATCCCTGATCGAGGCCGAGGTCCCCGTGGTCCTGGCAGGCGACTACAATGTGGTCCCCACCGACCTCGACATCTATCCCACCAAGTCCTGGACGAACGACGCCCTGCTGCAGCCGGAGAGCCGCGAGGCCTTCGCCCGCCTGCTGGCCCAGGGCTGGACCGACGCCCTGCGCGCCCGGCATCCGGGCGAGCGGCTCTACACATTCTGGGACTACAAGCGGCAGCGCTGGGCGCGAGACGCCGGCCTGCGGCTCGACCACCTGCTGCTGAGCCCGGTCTTGAAACAAAGCCTGAGGGACGCCGGCGTCGACAAGGCGGTGCGCGGTCTGGAAGGCGCCAGCGACCACGCCCCGGCCTGGGTTGAGCTGGACTGGCCTGCGCGGCGGCGAAAGTCCGGCGGCTAG
- a CDS encoding DUF3297 family protein has protein sequence MSDTPPDRLSVNPNSPYHDAAALERGVGVVFKGVEKTNVDEYCVSEGWVRLSVGKTVDRKGNAMTVKLQGDVAPYFQDIAAVKE, from the coding sequence ATGAGCGACACGCCCCCCGACCGCCTCTCGGTCAATCCGAACAGCCCCTATCATGACGCCGCGGCTCTCGAACGCGGAGTCGGCGTCGTCTTCAAGGGCGTCGAGAAGACCAATGTCGACGAATATTGCGTCAGCGAAGGCTGGGTCCGCCTCAGCGTCGGCAAGACCGTCGATCGCAAGGGCAACGCCATGACCGTGAAGCTGCAGGGCGACGTCGCCCCCTACTTCCAGGACATCGCCGCGGTCAAAGAATAG
- the cysK gene encoding cysteine synthase A gives MAKFQNILQTVGNTPVVRINRLGPSHVNLYAKVEAFNPLGSVKDRLALGVIEAAEKSGALKPGQTVIEATSGNTGIGLAMVCAQKGYPLVVVMADSFSVERRKLMRFLGAKLVLTPAAHRGTGMVAKAVELAEKHGWFLTRQFENEANPDTHSATTAREIIRDFEGERLDYWVTGYGTGGTLKGVGRVLRQESPETKIVVCEPQDAPLLGSGAPQARNPDGSASEGHPAWKPHPMQGWTPDFIPKLTGDAVDMGLADMILPIEMAQAMGGSKDLAQKEGIFVGITAGATLAGALRVARDAPQGANILCMLPDTGERYLSTPLFADVSIEMTAEELEIARSSPMFADVPAPA, from the coding sequence ATGGCCAAGTTTCAGAACATCCTGCAGACGGTGGGAAACACCCCGGTGGTGCGGATCAACCGGCTGGGTCCGTCCCATGTGAACCTCTACGCCAAGGTCGAGGCCTTCAATCCGCTGGGCTCGGTCAAGGACCGCCTGGCGTTGGGGGTCATCGAAGCCGCGGAGAAGTCCGGCGCCCTGAAGCCCGGCCAGACGGTGATCGAGGCCACCAGCGGCAACACCGGCATCGGCCTTGCGATGGTCTGCGCGCAGAAGGGCTACCCCCTGGTCGTGGTGATGGCCGACAGTTTCAGCGTCGAACGTCGCAAACTGATGCGCTTCCTGGGGGCCAAGCTGGTGCTCACCCCCGCCGCCCATCGCGGCACCGGCATGGTCGCCAAGGCGGTCGAGCTCGCCGAGAAGCACGGCTGGTTCCTGACCCGCCAGTTCGAGAACGAGGCCAATCCCGACACCCACTCTGCCACCACCGCACGCGAGATCATCCGCGACTTCGAAGGCGAGCGCCTGGACTACTGGGTGACCGGCTACGGCACGGGCGGCACGCTGAAGGGCGTCGGCCGCGTGCTGCGCCAGGAAAGCCCCGAGACCAAGATCGTGGTGTGCGAACCGCAGGACGCCCCCTTGCTCGGCAGCGGCGCGCCCCAGGCCCGCAACCCCGACGGCTCGGCGTCCGAGGGCCACCCGGCCTGGAAGCCCCATCCGATGCAGGGCTGGACCCCGGACTTCATCCCCAAGCTGACCGGAGACGCGGTGGATATGGGCCTGGCCGACATGATCCTGCCCATCGAGATGGCGCAAGCCATGGGTGGCAGCAAGGACCTGGCGCAGAAGGAAGGCATCTTCGTCGGCATCACCGCCGGCGCCACCCTGGCCGGCGCCCTGCGCGTCGCCCGCGACGCCCCGCAGGGGGCCAACATCCTGTGCATGCTGCCCGACACCGGCGAGCGCTACCTCTCGACCCCGCTGTTCGCCGACGTCTCCATCGAGATGACCGCCGAGGAACTCGAAATCGCCCGCTCGTCCCCGATGTTCGCCGACGTCCCCGCGCCGGCCTGA
- a CDS encoding DUF1428 domain-containing protein, giving the protein MSYVDGFVLAVPRGNLQAYKALARLAGEVWMEHGALSYVECIGDDVPVGELTSFPRAVQAKDDEIVVFSWITYPSREARDAINAKVMSDPRLKRDPADNPFDGKRMIYGGFESFMEL; this is encoded by the coding sequence ATGTCCTATGTCGACGGTTTCGTCCTGGCGGTCCCGAGGGGCAATCTCCAGGCCTACAAGGCGCTAGCCCGCCTCGCCGGGGAGGTCTGGATGGAGCATGGGGCGCTATCCTATGTGGAATGCATCGGCGACGACGTGCCGGTAGGCGAACTGACCTCGTTCCCCCGCGCGGTGCAGGCCAAGGACGACGAGATCGTGGTGTTCTCCTGGATCACCTACCCCTCGCGCGAAGCGCGCGACGCGATCAACGCCAAGGTGATGAGCGACCCGCGCCTGAAGCGCGATCCCGCCGACAACCCGTTCGACGGCAAGCGCATGATCTATGGCGGGTTCGAGAGCTTCATGGAGCTGTAG
- a CDS encoding LysR substrate-binding domain-containing protein: MSDSLATIPLSAIRVFEAAARLKSFTRAAEELGVTQAAVSWQVKALERRLDQALFQRLPREVVLTPAGERLARAAGEAVNLLRAALDDLTETGEGVLAVTTMQTLATQWLAPRIGAFQVAHPKLAVRLEASSRLVDLIHENLDVAVRGGYGDWPGIEAHYLFPSEQTPLCTPQMRESLGGLERPEDLLAAPRIGSPDEWATWFHFAGVATPGPSAPPRLMADTQTLEVASALAGQGVALGSPILFQTEIAAGRLVRPFKATMPLGGGYWLAYPKDRRRSAKIVAFRDWLLACVADLPE, encoded by the coding sequence ATGTCAGACAGCCTCGCCACCATCCCGCTCAGCGCCATCCGGGTCTTCGAGGCGGCCGCGCGCCTGAAGAGCTTCACCCGCGCCGCCGAGGAGCTGGGCGTCACCCAGGCGGCGGTGAGCTGGCAGGTTAAGGCCCTGGAGCGCCGGCTGGACCAGGCCCTCTTCCAGCGCCTGCCGCGCGAGGTCGTGCTGACCCCGGCCGGCGAGCGGCTGGCCCGCGCCGCCGGCGAGGCGGTCAACCTGCTGCGCGCGGCGCTGGACGATCTCACCGAGACCGGCGAGGGCGTGCTGGCCGTCACCACCATGCAGACCCTGGCCACCCAGTGGCTGGCGCCGCGGATCGGCGCCTTCCAGGTCGCCCATCCCAAGCTCGCCGTGCGGCTGGAGGCCAGCAGCCGGCTGGTGGACCTGATCCACGAGAACCTGGATGTGGCGGTGCGCGGCGGCTATGGCGACTGGCCGGGCATCGAGGCCCACTACCTGTTCCCGTCCGAGCAGACGCCCCTCTGCACGCCGCAAATGCGCGAGAGCCTGGGCGGGCTGGAAAGGCCCGAGGACCTGCTGGCCGCCCCGCGGATCGGCTCGCCGGACGAGTGGGCGACCTGGTTCCACTTCGCCGGGGTGGCGACGCCCGGACCCAGCGCCCCGCCCCGCTTGATGGCCGACACCCAGACCCTGGAGGTGGCCTCGGCCCTGGCCGGCCAGGGGGTGGCGCTCGGTTCGCCGATCCTCTTCCAGACCGAGATCGCCGCTGGGCGGCTGGTGCGCCCGTTCAAGGCCACCATGCCGCTGGGCGGGGGCTATTGGCTGGCCTACCCCAAGGACCGCCGGCGCTCGGCAAAGATCGTCGCCTTCCGCGATTGGCTGCTGGCCTGCGTCGCCGACCTGCCGGAATAG